A genomic segment from Paralichthys olivaceus isolate ysfri-2021 chromosome 22, ASM2471397v2, whole genome shotgun sequence encodes:
- the syt4 gene encoding synaptotagmin-4 isoform X1: protein MAPVVEEATQLVAVPVGVAMVSVFGLVFTVSAFAWICCQRKNTKSQKTPPYKFVHMLKGVDIYPESHSGKKKFGTTASTTTNDTSKTDVNGNCHTVAPMSSTGTTKLASSPNGSRPAMHLDLEKRDLNGNFTTKPFHHHHQKVRSSPDLELPSPHAGFTQPGSMDRCDIPSPSSTLSSQAPTPAVDKPHGEERESGLGTLHFSLEYQPERKAFIVHIKEAHGLTPTDEQSMTSDPYIKLTLLPEKKHRVKTRVLRKTLDPAFDETFSFYGIPLARVSELALHFMVLSFDRFSRDEVIGETLVPLSGIDLSEGRVLMSREIIKRNVKKSSGRGELLLSLCYQSTTNTLTVVVLKARHLPKTENNGPTDPYVKVNMYHGKKRVCKKKTHVKKCSPNPVFNELFVFDLPSDEGLRDTSVELLLMDSDTGNSRSPKTVLGRLVLGTSAAGTPGEHWREICDHPRRQIAKWHALSED from the exons ATGGCTCCAGTGGTGGAGGAGGCGACTCAGCTCG TGGCAGTGCCAGTAGGAGTGGCCATGGTGAGTGTCTTTGGCCTCGTCTTCACTGTTTCAGCCTTTGCGTGGATCTGTTGCCAGCGTAAAAACACCAAATCCCAGAAGACTCCTCCTTACAAGTTTGTGCACATGCTCAAAGGGGTCGACATCTACCCAGAGAGCCACAGTGGGAAGAAGAAGTTCGGCACTACTGCCTCCACAACGACCAACGACACAAGTAAAACCGATGTCAACGGAAACTGCCACACAGTGGCACCAATGAGTTCAACTGGCACCACTAAACTGGCGTCAAGTCCAAATGGCTCCAGACCGGCCATGCATCTGGATCTGGAGAAACGGGATCTGAATGGTAACTTCACCACCAAACCgtttcaccaccaccaccagaagGTGCGGAGCTCCCCAGACCTGGAGCTGCCGTCTCCACATGCAGGGTTCACCCAGCCCGGGTCAATGGACCGCTGTGACATCCCTTCACCATCGAGCACCCTCTCCAGCCAGGCGCCCACCCCAGCTGTGGACAAGCCCCacggggaggagagggagagtgggTTGGGAACACTGCACTTCTCCCTGGAGTACCAGCCAGAGAGGAAGGCATTCATCGTCCATATCAAg GAAGCCCATGGCCTGACCCCGACTGATGAACAGTcaatgacctctgacccctacATCAAGCTGACACTGCTGCCAGAGAAAAAGCACCGGGTGAAAACCAGAGTCCTGAGGAAGACTCTGGACCCCGCCTTTGACGAGACCTTCAGCTTCTACGGGATCCCACTGGCCCGAGTGTCAGAGCTGGCCCTTCACTTCATGGTGCTCAGCTTTGACAGGTTCTCCCGCGACGAGGTCATCGGGGAGACCCTCGTCCCTTTGTCCGGGATCGACCTCTCAGAAGGGCGTGTCCTGATGAGCCGAGAGATCATCAAGAGGAATGTAAAG AAGTCCTCCGGCCGCGGTGAGTTACTGCTCTCCCTGTGTTACCAGTCCACCACCAACACTCTGACTGTGGTCGTCCTCAAGGCTCGCCACCTGCCGAAGACTGAAAACAACGGACCCACAG ATCCGTACGTCAAGGTGAACATGTATCACGGAAAGAAGCGCGTTTGCAAGAAGAAGACCCACGTGAAGAAGTGCTCCCCAAACCCTGTCTTCAATGAGCTTTTTGTCTTTGACCTGCCCTCCGACGAGGGCCTGAGAGACACCAgcgtggagctgctgctgatggactCAGACACAGGCAACTCACGCAGCCCCAAGACCGTCCTAGGGCGCCTGGTGCTGGGCACGTCTGCAGCCGGAACTCCTGGCGAGCACTGGAGGGAGATCTGTGACCACCCGCGCCGCCAGATCGCCAAGTGGCACGCCCTGTCGGAGGATTAG
- the syt4 gene encoding synaptotagmin-4 isoform X2 yields MVSVFGLVFTVSAFAWICCQRKNTKSQKTPPYKFVHMLKGVDIYPESHSGKKKFGTTASTTTNDTSKTDVNGNCHTVAPMSSTGTTKLASSPNGSRPAMHLDLEKRDLNGNFTTKPFHHHHQKVRSSPDLELPSPHAGFTQPGSMDRCDIPSPSSTLSSQAPTPAVDKPHGEERESGLGTLHFSLEYQPERKAFIVHIKEAHGLTPTDEQSMTSDPYIKLTLLPEKKHRVKTRVLRKTLDPAFDETFSFYGIPLARVSELALHFMVLSFDRFSRDEVIGETLVPLSGIDLSEGRVLMSREIIKRNVKKSSGRGELLLSLCYQSTTNTLTVVVLKARHLPKTENNGPTDPYVKVNMYHGKKRVCKKKTHVKKCSPNPVFNELFVFDLPSDEGLRDTSVELLLMDSDTGNSRSPKTVLGRLVLGTSAAGTPGEHWREICDHPRRQIAKWHALSED; encoded by the exons ATGGTGAGTGTCTTTGGCCTCGTCTTCACTGTTTCAGCCTTTGCGTGGATCTGTTGCCAGCGTAAAAACACCAAATCCCAGAAGACTCCTCCTTACAAGTTTGTGCACATGCTCAAAGGGGTCGACATCTACCCAGAGAGCCACAGTGGGAAGAAGAAGTTCGGCACTACTGCCTCCACAACGACCAACGACACAAGTAAAACCGATGTCAACGGAAACTGCCACACAGTGGCACCAATGAGTTCAACTGGCACCACTAAACTGGCGTCAAGTCCAAATGGCTCCAGACCGGCCATGCATCTGGATCTGGAGAAACGGGATCTGAATGGTAACTTCACCACCAAACCgtttcaccaccaccaccagaagGTGCGGAGCTCCCCAGACCTGGAGCTGCCGTCTCCACATGCAGGGTTCACCCAGCCCGGGTCAATGGACCGCTGTGACATCCCTTCACCATCGAGCACCCTCTCCAGCCAGGCGCCCACCCCAGCTGTGGACAAGCCCCacggggaggagagggagagtgggTTGGGAACACTGCACTTCTCCCTGGAGTACCAGCCAGAGAGGAAGGCATTCATCGTCCATATCAAg GAAGCCCATGGCCTGACCCCGACTGATGAACAGTcaatgacctctgacccctacATCAAGCTGACACTGCTGCCAGAGAAAAAGCACCGGGTGAAAACCAGAGTCCTGAGGAAGACTCTGGACCCCGCCTTTGACGAGACCTTCAGCTTCTACGGGATCCCACTGGCCCGAGTGTCAGAGCTGGCCCTTCACTTCATGGTGCTCAGCTTTGACAGGTTCTCCCGCGACGAGGTCATCGGGGAGACCCTCGTCCCTTTGTCCGGGATCGACCTCTCAGAAGGGCGTGTCCTGATGAGCCGAGAGATCATCAAGAGGAATGTAAAG AAGTCCTCCGGCCGCGGTGAGTTACTGCTCTCCCTGTGTTACCAGTCCACCACCAACACTCTGACTGTGGTCGTCCTCAAGGCTCGCCACCTGCCGAAGACTGAAAACAACGGACCCACAG ATCCGTACGTCAAGGTGAACATGTATCACGGAAAGAAGCGCGTTTGCAAGAAGAAGACCCACGTGAAGAAGTGCTCCCCAAACCCTGTCTTCAATGAGCTTTTTGTCTTTGACCTGCCCTCCGACGAGGGCCTGAGAGACACCAgcgtggagctgctgctgatggactCAGACACAGGCAACTCACGCAGCCCCAAGACCGTCCTAGGGCGCCTGGTGCTGGGCACGTCTGCAGCCGGAACTCCTGGCGAGCACTGGAGGGAGATCTGTGACCACCCGCGCCGCCAGATCGCCAAGTGGCACGCCCTGTCGGAGGATTAG